The DNA region TCACCGCCGAATCCCTCCTATCACTGCTCTAATCTTTTGCCTCTACGTCCCGATATTAACAATTGGACAGTTTGTTCGCTAGTTTTTCCTTTTGGGGGGACTTGAAATGGCAGAAGAGGTCAGGAAGACGATCGAAGAGCACCAGCTCGTGGTGTTCGGGCTCGCAGGAGAGCTGTACGGCGTCGACATAGCGGCCGTCCGCGAAATCATCACCATGCAGCACATAACCAGGGTCCCACGGACGCCGGACTTTGTTGAGGGGATCATCAACCTGCGCGGCAAGGTTATTCCCGTCATCGACCTTCGCAAGAGGTTCCATCTGGGATTAAGTCAGGAAGACAAGGAGACGAGGATCGTGGTCGTCGAGATCCAGGCTAACACCATCGGAATGGTCGTCGACAGCGTCTCCGAGGTCCTCAGGATCTCCAGCGACGTCATCGAGCCCCCGTCCCCCGTAATCGTCGGGATCGACGCCGAGTACATAAGCTCCGTCGCCAAGGTAGAGGAACGCCTTATTATCTTGCTCGACCTGGAGAAGGTGCTAAACAAGCAGGAGCAGATGGAGCTGAAGGCGGTCAGCTGAAGCGACGGTCCGGATGACTCGAAAGTGGGGTGAACCATTTTGCCCGCCGGTCTCACCGACGATCTCAAGCTATTTCTCGCGGAAATGACCGAGCTATTGGAGGTTATGGAAGACGGGCTTCTAAAGCTCGAGAAGGCGCCCGATCCGGACGTCGTAGCCGAGACATTCAGGGCCGCGCATACCCTGAAAGGCTCCTCGGCGACCATAGGTTTCTCGGGTATGGCGCAGGTCACACACGCCATGGAGGACCTGCTCGATACGTGGCGCGACGGCGCCATGCCCACCAGCGACCAGAGGGATCTGTTGTTCGACGGTCTCGACTGGCTCAACGAAGCCAAAAAGAAGCTGGAAGATGGGGGCGCTTGTCCCGAGGGTGACAACCTCGTGGCGAGGATACGAGGGGTAGACGGCTACGGTAACGGCAAGGCTCAAGACGATCGCGTTTCACACGGACCGGCCGGTAATGCGGCGCAGCTCACGGCGAGCGTGCCATGGTCCACCGTTCAGAACGAGCTGGCGGAGGCTGTCACGCGGGGGTACCGCGCGTTCCAGGTTCACATCGAATTCGACCAGGCGGCCGTCATGCCGTCGGTAAGGGCATTCCAGGTGTGTTCACTCCTCGAAGACATGGGCAAGGTCCCGTGGTCCGACCCGTCGCCGGAGCAGATCGAGAGGGACGAAGCCGGCGCAACGCTTGACGTTATAGTGCTTACGGACAGGGACGCCGACGAAATCACCAGGGCGATCCATTCGGTTACCGACGTTGTCAACGCCGGCGTCACCGAGCTGAAAATCCAGGCGAAGGCGGCCCCCGCGCAGCCCAAGGCGGGCGGCAGGGTTCTGGGGTCGAGCGTCCGGCTC from Bacillota bacterium includes:
- a CDS encoding chemotaxis protein CheW is translated as MAEEVRKTIEEHQLVVFGLAGELYGVDIAAVREIITMQHITRVPRTPDFVEGIINLRGKVIPVIDLRKRFHLGLSQEDKETRIVVVEIQANTIGMVVDSVSEVLRISSDVIEPPSPVIVGIDAEYISSVAKVEERLIILLDLEKVLNKQEQMELKAVS